One Deltaproteobacteria bacterium DNA segment encodes these proteins:
- a CDS encoding type II toxin-antitoxin system VapC family toxin, with the protein MPERRHARGLVDTSVVIDLDRVTVQSLPREVAISVITLAELAAGPAATDDLEERARRQDRLQRAEATFDPLPFDAEAARAYGRVYAAVARAGRKARGRRMADLLIAATAVSARLPLYTRNPKDFAHLEKIATIVPVDVHPSG; encoded by the coding sequence GTGCCTGAGCGCCGGCACGCCCGCGGGCTCGTGGACACCTCGGTCGTGATCGACCTCGATCGCGTCACCGTCCAATCGCTGCCACGGGAGGTTGCGATCTCGGTGATCACTCTCGCCGAACTCGCTGCCGGTCCGGCAGCGACCGACGATCTCGAAGAACGGGCCAGACGTCAGGACCGCCTGCAGCGCGCAGAGGCGACATTCGATCCTCTCCCCTTCGACGCGGAAGCCGCGCGGGCGTACGGGCGCGTGTATGCCGCCGTGGCTCGTGCCGGTCGCAAGGCACGCGGGCGAAGGATGGCGGACCTCCTCATCGCCGCCACGGCCGTGTCGGCGCGGCTCCCCCTGTACACGCGCAACCCAAAGGATTTCGCGCACCTCGAGAAGATCGCAACCATCGTACCGGTCGACGTGCACCCTTCGGGGTGA